From a region of the Dermatophagoides farinae isolate YC_2012a chromosome 3, ASM2471394v1, whole genome shotgun sequence genome:
- the LOC142597406 gene encoding uncharacterized protein LOC142597406 — protein MSSTEQVPAANPAVEETKPAATAAADQPDGKCACPAKPENQKDGCCQGKTSCPSSKQPEQAAPAEAEAPKA, from the coding sequence atgtcgtCCACTGAACAAGTTCCAGCCGCCAATCCAGCTGTTGAAGAAACTAAaccagcagcaacagcagcagcagatcAGCCAGATGGTAAATGTGCTTGTCCAGCTAAACCTGAAAACCAAAAAGATGGTTGCTGTCAAGGCAAAACATCATGTCCATCATCTAAACAACCGGAACAAGCAGCACCAGCGGAAGCTGAAGCTCCAAAAGcttga
- the numb gene encoding NUMB endocytic adaptor protein isoform X6 has protein sequence MDRLRKSFRNSFRKKKPDIITESQKPHQWQSDEQSVRSGNCVFSVKYLGCVEVYESRGMQICEDALRRLRNSRRRAVKGQLYVTGDGIRVVDDDTKGLIVDQTIEKVSFCAPDRSHERGFSYICRDGTTRRWMCHGFHATKDSGERLSHAVGCAFNICLERKQKRDKESVSAILDANNFTRTGSFRQSSITERLQDPQVAKPSEPVPVKQPVHNPYAVARPHATANLLQRQGSLRGGPLNHASPFKRQLSLRLNSLTDSSINDPLKSSSSLTSSPINSHTKSNGSTIDPLDTNVNNNIPIRNRAHSLDLATFEEPVMETKRPDFLHKLSLTPSVAPIQEVSPSIIDKSIVSETKAEDSGSAIIAAMCQQLSQGLSLLSAKNDDDVDDDDQTTWPLTSQIGLSDDGKSHFSPPATLQSSIAQNINKSNGTGLNHLVKDANSLFSFSNIDQWILNKPSTSSSTTTTTMVQQNMDQKSDNLSHQLNTGSLDSGIAACSGSSLNGSIKTSMTTTTTTTTTLPLIPPAVVDQMPQVCAPPPPPSSSSPLFTSLSAFCSSSLSSSTESPATIILQQHPTTTTTTTTVPISTNFSISSSSKTINNNKINGANHTKNPFLETATISDDWNITSATTVIPTTTNKTTTAAETTTTKIFKSTNPFLDLSQSQFGNNDVNITNNNNTNKTKSFDPMNSTMLETAETTDVSSSSSTFITATTTTTTTTTTTSTSTNRQMIKAFEVSM, from the exons ATGGATCGACTTCGGAAATCGTTCCGAAATTCATTTCGTAAGAAAAAACCCGATATTATAACCGAATCACAGAAACCACATCAATGGCAATCAGATGAACAATCCGTACGTTCGGGTAATTGTGTATTTTCAGTAAAATATCTTGGCTGTGTTGAAGTATATGAATCACGTGGTATGCAAATATGTGAAGATGCATTACGCAGATTAAGG AATTCAAGAAGACGTGCCGTCAAAGGTCAATTATATGTTACCGGCGATGGTATAcgtgttgtcgatgatgataccaAG ggtttgattgttgatcaaaCCATTGAGAAGGTATCATTCTGTGCACCGGATCGAAGCCATGAACGTGGATTCTCCTACATTTGTCGTGATGGTACTACACGACGATGGATGTGTCATGGTTTTCATGCAACCAAAGATTCTGGTGAACGTCTTAGTCATGCCGTTGGTTGTGCGTTCAATATTTGTTTGGAACGTAAACAAAAACGGGATAAAGAATCTGTATCGGCAATTTTAGATGCAAATAATTTCACCCGTACTGGATCATttcgacaatcatcaattacgGAACGTTTACAGGATCCACAAGTTGCAAAACCATCTG AACCTGTTCCAGTGAAACAACCAGTACATAATCCATATGCAGTGGCTAGACCACATGCAACGGCAAACCTACTTCAACGACAAGGTTCATTACGTGGTGGCCCTTTAAACCATGCATCACCGTTTAAACGACAGCTTTCATTACgattaaattcattgacCGATTCGTCTATAAATGATccattaaaatcatcatcatcattaacatcgtCGCCTATTAATTCTCACACCAAATCCAATGGTAGCACTATTGATCCATTGGATACAaatgtaaacaacaacattccaATTCGTAATCGTGCTCATTCATTAGATTTAGCAACATTTGAAGAGCCAgtaatggaaacaaaacgaCCGGATTTTTTGCACAAACTTTCATTAACACCATCTG TGGCGCCAATCCAAGAAGTATCACCATCGATAATTGATAAATCGATAGTGTCAGAAACAAAGGCTGAAGATTCAGGCTCAGCAATCATAGCAGCCATGTGTCAACAATTATCACAAGGTTTAAGTTTGTTAAGTgctaaaaatgatgatgatgttgatgatgatgatcaaacaacATGGCCATTGACTTCACAAATTGGTCTAAGCGATGATGGCAAATCTCATTTCTCACCACCAGCTACACTACAATCATCCATTGCGCAAAACATTAACAAATCAAATGGTACCGGTCTAAATCATCTGGTCAAAGATGctaattcattgttttcattttcaaatatcg ATCAATGGATTTTGAACAAACCATCCACATCCTcatcgacgacgacgacaacgatggTTCAACAAAATATGGATCAAAAATCAGATAATTTAAGTCATCAATTAAATACTGGTAGTCTAGATTCAGGAATAGCTGCTTGTtctggatcatcattgaatggttCAATAAAAACCTctatgacaacaacaacaacaacgacgacgacctTGCCATTGATTCCACCTGCAGTTGTGGATCAAATGCCCCAAGTTTGTGcgccaccaccgccaccatcatcatcatcgccttTATTTACGTCATTATCGGCCTTttgttcatcttcattatcatcatcaacagaatcGCCTGCAACAATAATTCTACAGCAACAtccaacaacgacgacgacaacaacaacagtgccaatatcaacaaattttagcatatcatcatcatcgaagacaattaataacaataaaatcaatggtGCCAACCATACAAAGAATCCATTTCTagaaacagcaacaatttcAGATGATTGGAACATAACATCGGCAACAACAGTAATACCAACGACAActaataaaacaacaacggcagctgaaacaacaaccacaaaaatattcaaaagtACGAATCCATTTCTTGATCTAAGTCAATCACAATTtggaaataatgatgttaacattaccaataacaataatacaaacaaaacaaagtcTTTCGATCCAATGAATTCAACAATGTTAGAAACTGCCGAAACAACAGAtgtatcatcgtcatcatcaacttttATAAcagctacaacaacaacaacaacgacgacaactaCCACCAGCACCAGCACAAATCGACAGATGATTAAAGCTTTTGAAGTATCAAtgtaa
- the numb gene encoding NUMB endocytic adaptor protein isoform X4: MDRLRKSFRNSFRKKKPDIITESQKPHQWQSDEQSVRSGNCVFSVKYLGCVEVYESRGMQICEDALRRLRNSRRRAVKGQLYVTGDGIRVVDDDTKGLIVDQTIEKVSFCAPDRSHERGFSYICRDGTTRRWMCHGFHATKDSGERLSHAVGCAFNICLERKQKRDKESVSAILDANNFTRTGSFRQSSITERLQDPQVAKPSGLFPLNDISEYINLIIWFFVFIAIEPVPVKQPVHNPYAVARPHATANLLQRQGSLRGGPLNHASPFKRQLSLRLNSLTDSSINDPLKSSSSLTSSPINSHTKSNGSTIDPLDTNVNNNIPIRNRAHSLDLATFEEPVMETKRPDFLHKLSLTPSVAPIQEVSPSIIDKSIVSETKAEDSGSAIIAAMCQQLSQGLSLLSAKNDDDVDDDDQTTWPLTSQIGLSDDGKSHFSPPATLQSSIAQNINKSNGTGLNHLVKDANSLFSFSNIDQWILNKPSTSSSTTTTTMVQQNMDQKSDNLSHQLNTGSLDSGIAACSGSSLNGSIKTSMTTTTTTTTTLPLIPPAVVDQMPQVCAPPPPPSSSSPLFTSLSAFCSSSLSSSTESPATIILQQHPTTTTTTTTVPISTNFSISSSSKTINNNKINGANHTKNPFLETATISDDWNITSATTVIPTTTNKTTTAAETTTTKIFKSTNPFLDLSQSQFGNNDVNITNNNNTNKTKSFDPMNSTMLETAETTDVSSSSSTFITATTTTTTTTTTTSTSTNRQMIKAFEVSM; the protein is encoded by the exons ATGGATCGACTTCGGAAATCGTTCCGAAATTCATTTCGTAAGAAAAAACCCGATATTATAACCGAATCACAGAAACCACATCAATGGCAATCAGATGAACAATCCGTACGTTCGGGTAATTGTGTATTTTCAGTAAAATATCTTGGCTGTGTTGAAGTATATGAATCACGTGGTATGCAAATATGTGAAGATGCATTACGCAGATTAAGG AATTCAAGAAGACGTGCCGTCAAAGGTCAATTATATGTTACCGGCGATGGTATAcgtgttgtcgatgatgataccaAG ggtttgattgttgatcaaaCCATTGAGAAGGTATCATTCTGTGCACCGGATCGAAGCCATGAACGTGGATTCTCCTACATTTGTCGTGATGGTACTACACGACGATGGATGTGTCATGGTTTTCATGCAACCAAAGATTCTGGTGAACGTCTTAGTCATGCCGTTGGTTGTGCGTTCAATATTTGTTTGGAACGTAAACAAAAACGGGATAAAGAATCTGTATCGGCAATTTTAGATGCAAATAATTTCACCCGTACTGGATCATttcgacaatcatcaattacgGAACGTTTACAGGATCCACAAGTTGCAAAACCATCTGGTTTGTTCCCTCTAAATGATATTtctgaatatataaatttaataatttggttttttgttttcattgcaaTAGAACCTGTTCCAGTGAAACAACCAGTACATAATCCATATGCAGTGGCTAGACCACATGCAACGGCAAACCTACTTCAACGACAAGGTTCATTACGTGGTGGCCCTTTAAACCATGCATCACCGTTTAAACGACAGCTTTCATTACgattaaattcattgacCGATTCGTCTATAAATGATccattaaaatcatcatcatcattaacatcgtCGCCTATTAATTCTCACACCAAATCCAATGGTAGCACTATTGATCCATTGGATACAaatgtaaacaacaacattccaATTCGTAATCGTGCTCATTCATTAGATTTAGCAACATTTGAAGAGCCAgtaatggaaacaaaacgaCCGGATTTTTTGCACAAACTTTCATTAACACCATCTG TGGCGCCAATCCAAGAAGTATCACCATCGATAATTGATAAATCGATAGTGTCAGAAACAAAGGCTGAAGATTCAGGCTCAGCAATCATAGCAGCCATGTGTCAACAATTATCACAAGGTTTAAGTTTGTTAAGTgctaaaaatgatgatgatgttgatgatgatgatcaaacaacATGGCCATTGACTTCACAAATTGGTCTAAGCGATGATGGCAAATCTCATTTCTCACCACCAGCTACACTACAATCATCCATTGCGCAAAACATTAACAAATCAAATGGTACCGGTCTAAATCATCTGGTCAAAGATGctaattcattgttttcattttcaaatatcg ATCAATGGATTTTGAACAAACCATCCACATCCTcatcgacgacgacgacaacgatggTTCAACAAAATATGGATCAAAAATCAGATAATTTAAGTCATCAATTAAATACTGGTAGTCTAGATTCAGGAATAGCTGCTTGTtctggatcatcattgaatggttCAATAAAAACCTctatgacaacaacaacaacaacgacgacgacctTGCCATTGATTCCACCTGCAGTTGTGGATCAAATGCCCCAAGTTTGTGcgccaccaccgccaccatcatcatcatcgccttTATTTACGTCATTATCGGCCTTttgttcatcttcattatcatcatcaacagaatcGCCTGCAACAATAATTCTACAGCAACAtccaacaacgacgacgacaacaacaacagtgccaatatcaacaaattttagcatatcatcatcatcgaagacaattaataacaataaaatcaatggtGCCAACCATACAAAGAATCCATTTCTagaaacagcaacaatttcAGATGATTGGAACATAACATCGGCAACAACAGTAATACCAACGACAActaataaaacaacaacggcagctgaaacaacaaccacaaaaatattcaaaagtACGAATCCATTTCTTGATCTAAGTCAATCACAATTtggaaataatgatgttaacattaccaataacaataatacaaacaaaacaaagtcTTTCGATCCAATGAATTCAACAATGTTAGAAACTGCCGAAACAACAGAtgtatcatcgtcatcatcaacttttATAAcagctacaacaacaacaacaacgacgacaactaCCACCAGCACCAGCACAAATCGACAGATGATTAAAGCTTTTGAAGTATCAAtgtaa
- the numb gene encoding NUMB endocytic adaptor protein isoform X5, protein MPPFKVMDRLRKSFRNSFRKKKPDIITESQKPHQWQSDEQSVRSGNCVFSVKYLGCVEVYESRGMQICEDALRRLRNSRRRAVKGQLYVTGDGIRVVDDDTKGLIVDQTIEKVSFCAPDRSHERGFSYICRDGTTRRWMCHGFHATKDSGERLSHAVGCAFNICLERKQKRDKESVSAILDANNFTRTGSFRQSSITERLQDPQVAKPSEPVPVKQPVHNPYAVARPHATANLLQRQGSLRGGPLNHASPFKRQLSLRLNSLTDSSINDPLKSSSSLTSSPINSHTKSNGSTIDPLDTNVNNNIPIRNRAHSLDLATFEEPVMETKRPDFLHKLSLTPSVAPIQEVSPSIIDKSIVSETKAEDSGSAIIAAMCQQLSQGLSLLSAKNDDDVDDDDQTTWPLTSQIGLSDDGKSHFSPPATLQSSIAQNINKSNGTGLNHLVKDANSLFSFSNIDQWILNKPSTSSSTTTTTMVQQNMDQKSDNLSHQLNTGSLDSGIAACSGSSLNGSIKTSMTTTTTTTTTLPLIPPAVVDQMPQVCAPPPPPSSSSPLFTSLSAFCSSSLSSSTESPATIILQQHPTTTTTTTTVPISTNFSISSSSKTINNNKINGANHTKNPFLETATISDDWNITSATTVIPTTTNKTTTAAETTTTKIFKSTNPFLDLSQSQFGNNDVNITNNNNTNKTKSFDPMNSTMLETAETTDVSSSSSTFITATTTTTTTTTTTSTSTNRQMIKAFEVSM, encoded by the exons atgccTCCATTCAAAG TAATGGATCGACTTCGGAAATCGTTCCGAAATTCATTTCGTAAGAAAAAACCCGATATTATAACCGAATCACAGAAACCACATCAATGGCAATCAGATGAACAATCCGTACGTTCGGGTAATTGTGTATTTTCAGTAAAATATCTTGGCTGTGTTGAAGTATATGAATCACGTGGTATGCAAATATGTGAAGATGCATTACGCAGATTAAGG AATTCAAGAAGACGTGCCGTCAAAGGTCAATTATATGTTACCGGCGATGGTATAcgtgttgtcgatgatgataccaAG ggtttgattgttgatcaaaCCATTGAGAAGGTATCATTCTGTGCACCGGATCGAAGCCATGAACGTGGATTCTCCTACATTTGTCGTGATGGTACTACACGACGATGGATGTGTCATGGTTTTCATGCAACCAAAGATTCTGGTGAACGTCTTAGTCATGCCGTTGGTTGTGCGTTCAATATTTGTTTGGAACGTAAACAAAAACGGGATAAAGAATCTGTATCGGCAATTTTAGATGCAAATAATTTCACCCGTACTGGATCATttcgacaatcatcaattacgGAACGTTTACAGGATCCACAAGTTGCAAAACCATCTG AACCTGTTCCAGTGAAACAACCAGTACATAATCCATATGCAGTGGCTAGACCACATGCAACGGCAAACCTACTTCAACGACAAGGTTCATTACGTGGTGGCCCTTTAAACCATGCATCACCGTTTAAACGACAGCTTTCATTACgattaaattcattgacCGATTCGTCTATAAATGATccattaaaatcatcatcatcattaacatcgtCGCCTATTAATTCTCACACCAAATCCAATGGTAGCACTATTGATCCATTGGATACAaatgtaaacaacaacattccaATTCGTAATCGTGCTCATTCATTAGATTTAGCAACATTTGAAGAGCCAgtaatggaaacaaaacgaCCGGATTTTTTGCACAAACTTTCATTAACACCATCTG TGGCGCCAATCCAAGAAGTATCACCATCGATAATTGATAAATCGATAGTGTCAGAAACAAAGGCTGAAGATTCAGGCTCAGCAATCATAGCAGCCATGTGTCAACAATTATCACAAGGTTTAAGTTTGTTAAGTgctaaaaatgatgatgatgttgatgatgatgatcaaacaacATGGCCATTGACTTCACAAATTGGTCTAAGCGATGATGGCAAATCTCATTTCTCACCACCAGCTACACTACAATCATCCATTGCGCAAAACATTAACAAATCAAATGGTACCGGTCTAAATCATCTGGTCAAAGATGctaattcattgttttcattttcaaatatcg ATCAATGGATTTTGAACAAACCATCCACATCCTcatcgacgacgacgacaacgatggTTCAACAAAATATGGATCAAAAATCAGATAATTTAAGTCATCAATTAAATACTGGTAGTCTAGATTCAGGAATAGCTGCTTGTtctggatcatcattgaatggttCAATAAAAACCTctatgacaacaacaacaacaacgacgacgacctTGCCATTGATTCCACCTGCAGTTGTGGATCAAATGCCCCAAGTTTGTGcgccaccaccgccaccatcatcatcatcgccttTATTTACGTCATTATCGGCCTTttgttcatcttcattatcatcatcaacagaatcGCCTGCAACAATAATTCTACAGCAACAtccaacaacgacgacgacaacaacaacagtgccaatatcaacaaattttagcatatcatcatcatcgaagacaattaataacaataaaatcaatggtGCCAACCATACAAAGAATCCATTTCTagaaacagcaacaatttcAGATGATTGGAACATAACATCGGCAACAACAGTAATACCAACGACAActaataaaacaacaacggcagctgaaacaacaaccacaaaaatattcaaaagtACGAATCCATTTCTTGATCTAAGTCAATCACAATTtggaaataatgatgttaacattaccaataacaataatacaaacaaaacaaagtcTTTCGATCCAATGAATTCAACAATGTTAGAAACTGCCGAAACAACAGAtgtatcatcgtcatcatcaacttttATAAcagctacaacaacaacaacaacgacgacaactaCCACCAGCACCAGCACAAATCGACAGATGATTAAAGCTTTTGAAGTATCAAtgtaa
- the numb gene encoding NUMB endocytic adaptor protein isoform X3 — translation MPPFKVMDRLRKSFRNSFRKKKPDIITESQKPHQWQSDEQSVRSGNCVFSVKYLGCVEVYESRGMQICEDALRRLRNSRRRAVKGQLYVTGDGIRVVDDDTKGLIVDQTIEKVSFCAPDRSHERGFSYICRDGTTRRWMCHGFHATKDSGERLSHAVGCAFNICLERKQKRDKESVSAILDANNFTRTGSFRQSSITERLQDPQVAKPSGLFPLNDISEYINLIIWFFVFIAIEPVPVKQPVHNPYAVARPHATANLLQRQGSLRGGPLNHASPFKRQLSLRLNSLTDSSINDPLKSSSSLTSSPINSHTKSNGSTIDPLDTNVNNNIPIRNRAHSLDLATFEEPVMETKRPDFLHKLSLTPSVAPIQEVSPSIIDKSIVSETKAEDSGSAIIAAMCQQLSQGLSLLSAKNDDDVDDDDQTTWPLTSQIGLSDDGKSHFSPPATLQSSIAQNINKSNGTGLNHLVKDANSLFSFSNIDQWILNKPSTSSSTTTTTMVQQNMDQKSDNLSHQLNTGSLDSGIAACSGSSLNGSIKTSMTTTTTTTTTLPLIPPAVVDQMPQVCAPPPPPSSSSPLFTSLSAFCSSSLSSSTESPATIILQQHPTTTTTTTTVPISTNFSISSSSKTINNNKINGANHTKNPFLETATISDDWNITSATTVIPTTTNKTTTAAETTTTKIFKSTNPFLDLSQSQFGNNDVNITNNNNTNKTKSFDPMNSTMLETAETTDVSSSSSTFITATTTTTTTTTTTSTSTNRQMIKAFEVSM, via the exons atgccTCCATTCAAAG TAATGGATCGACTTCGGAAATCGTTCCGAAATTCATTTCGTAAGAAAAAACCCGATATTATAACCGAATCACAGAAACCACATCAATGGCAATCAGATGAACAATCCGTACGTTCGGGTAATTGTGTATTTTCAGTAAAATATCTTGGCTGTGTTGAAGTATATGAATCACGTGGTATGCAAATATGTGAAGATGCATTACGCAGATTAAGG AATTCAAGAAGACGTGCCGTCAAAGGTCAATTATATGTTACCGGCGATGGTATAcgtgttgtcgatgatgataccaAG ggtttgattgttgatcaaaCCATTGAGAAGGTATCATTCTGTGCACCGGATCGAAGCCATGAACGTGGATTCTCCTACATTTGTCGTGATGGTACTACACGACGATGGATGTGTCATGGTTTTCATGCAACCAAAGATTCTGGTGAACGTCTTAGTCATGCCGTTGGTTGTGCGTTCAATATTTGTTTGGAACGTAAACAAAAACGGGATAAAGAATCTGTATCGGCAATTTTAGATGCAAATAATTTCACCCGTACTGGATCATttcgacaatcatcaattacgGAACGTTTACAGGATCCACAAGTTGCAAAACCATCTGGTTTGTTCCCTCTAAATGATATTtctgaatatataaatttaataatttggttttttgttttcattgcaaTAGAACCTGTTCCAGTGAAACAACCAGTACATAATCCATATGCAGTGGCTAGACCACATGCAACGGCAAACCTACTTCAACGACAAGGTTCATTACGTGGTGGCCCTTTAAACCATGCATCACCGTTTAAACGACAGCTTTCATTACgattaaattcattgacCGATTCGTCTATAAATGATccattaaaatcatcatcatcattaacatcgtCGCCTATTAATTCTCACACCAAATCCAATGGTAGCACTATTGATCCATTGGATACAaatgtaaacaacaacattccaATTCGTAATCGTGCTCATTCATTAGATTTAGCAACATTTGAAGAGCCAgtaatggaaacaaaacgaCCGGATTTTTTGCACAAACTTTCATTAACACCATCTG TGGCGCCAATCCAAGAAGTATCACCATCGATAATTGATAAATCGATAGTGTCAGAAACAAAGGCTGAAGATTCAGGCTCAGCAATCATAGCAGCCATGTGTCAACAATTATCACAAGGTTTAAGTTTGTTAAGTgctaaaaatgatgatgatgttgatgatgatgatcaaacaacATGGCCATTGACTTCACAAATTGGTCTAAGCGATGATGGCAAATCTCATTTCTCACCACCAGCTACACTACAATCATCCATTGCGCAAAACATTAACAAATCAAATGGTACCGGTCTAAATCATCTGGTCAAAGATGctaattcattgttttcattttcaaatatcg ATCAATGGATTTTGAACAAACCATCCACATCCTcatcgacgacgacgacaacgatggTTCAACAAAATATGGATCAAAAATCAGATAATTTAAGTCATCAATTAAATACTGGTAGTCTAGATTCAGGAATAGCTGCTTGTtctggatcatcattgaatggttCAATAAAAACCTctatgacaacaacaacaacaacgacgacgacctTGCCATTGATTCCACCTGCAGTTGTGGATCAAATGCCCCAAGTTTGTGcgccaccaccgccaccatcatcatcatcgccttTATTTACGTCATTATCGGCCTTttgttcatcttcattatcatcatcaacagaatcGCCTGCAACAATAATTCTACAGCAACAtccaacaacgacgacgacaacaacaacagtgccaatatcaacaaattttagcatatcatcatcatcgaagacaattaataacaataaaatcaatggtGCCAACCATACAAAGAATCCATTTCTagaaacagcaacaatttcAGATGATTGGAACATAACATCGGCAACAACAGTAATACCAACGACAActaataaaacaacaacggcagctgaaacaacaaccacaaaaatattcaaaagtACGAATCCATTTCTTGATCTAAGTCAATCACAATTtggaaataatgatgttaacattaccaataacaataatacaaacaaaacaaagtcTTTCGATCCAATGAATTCAACAATGTTAGAAACTGCCGAAACAACAGAtgtatcatcgtcatcatcaacttttATAAcagctacaacaacaacaacaacgacgacaactaCCACCAGCACCAGCACAAATCGACAGATGATTAAAGCTTTTGAAGTATCAAtgtaa